AGAGAAATTTTCGTAATCGACTCTGAAAACAATGTTTCGAGAAAGACATGTTATAGATTTGGGAGCCGTTTAAACGAACTTAgaaaattcttccaaaaaccACTCTGATCTCcgaaattacataaatatttaccggATCAACCTCAAATTTTGgcggaatattttccaaaaaatgtactTTCGATATATAcgctaaaaaatttcaactttcttttagttaaaaaatttccaCACAAGAGTTATTTCTAGTATTTtcgtataaaaaacaaaatatttaaggcAAGTCTTTTACACTTAACCTATTGGATTTCAAGTTAAGAACCTATTCATCTTCTGCACACACATGTCAAAAAATATCGAAGACGCTAAACGGGTTAACATTTAACGAATTAaaacaaatgcatatttttacaaatttagatTAAAGGGTCAATGCTATTAAACACATTGTAGTTTGTAGATAAGACATTAAATGCATCAAACGACACTCATGCCATTACATATTCACGACAGCTTTCAAATGCCGTtagttgaattttaaataaCCTGAGTTGATTGCAAGCTATTTTTAAgacacttatatgtacatatgtatgtatatctgtatgtatgtataatacgaaacttacatatgtacatacatatctgtaaaCAAGTGATTAGTATTGTGTCCCATACTGAATATACATATCAGATTTTGTTGAGAAGTAAAGATGAGCGAGTGTTACAAGTACTACTACACGATGAAGGgtacataataatatttcaatcaAAATCATTATAGATTGCAggtcaattaaaaaattccGGGCCTGATACATGGACGGCGCTACCAGAATTAAATCAATATGATTTTTAAACAGCCGCTACCTTTAAAAAATACGCGTATAAAGTATAGCTGTCAAACTGTTAGTTTATGAGATATAGCGTTTTGTATGGAGCAattcaaaaaagtccacaaaataattttggaggGCCGCAAAGTGAAGTTGTGCGAGAGAACTGatactctaaagatatcaaacGAACGTATTGGGTATattgtcaataaatattttggtatgCGAATGCTCTGAGGAAAGCGGGTGCCgtgcgagctcacttttgaccaaaaacaacgacgagttgctAATTCGGAGTAGTGTCCAAACGTATAAACCAGAGGTTTTCCTCCGATATGTAATAATGCATGCAACACGGCTCCaacatttcactccgaagtccaaagagaggactgcacacgatgaatcCACTCCCACCGTGTGACAAGTCAGTGAAAGCGATGgtaaaaatccatgaattggacttggaattgcttccgcatccaacGTATTTTCCAGATCTGGCCTCCAGCGACCATTTCATGttttcagatctcaaaagaacgCTCGCAGGGAAGAAATGTTTGTCGAATGAAgcggtgatcgccgaaactgcgGTTTATTTTGAAACGAAGGACAAATCGTACCACAAAAACGGTAACGGTAACGTATGGACGAATTTGAATTTGTGTTTACTATGGTAGGACGGAGACTTTTCAGCTGTTCATGTGTCGGCTTGGACAATAGTCTGTGCCAAATTCCGTAGATATCTTGTCATATCATGTCCATGCAAGAACTTCATTTATACCGATTAGTATGTATTGCAGCTATGTATGTGGTCAGTAGTTCCGTATGAAACGCCTTCCTACTCGACtcatcccgataaagctgaattttcttcaaaaagagtAAACTGTAAACAattctctttggacatgcttgatcgtgcgaatttgGAACCCACTTTCacggagagcattataactgtcgatgagacatgggtttatgagtttggcatgcaaacaagtcaacaatcatcgaaatataggaaaaaaaaattcgagccgaaaccaaaaaaaacacacCAAGGCCGCTAAAAAATCAAGATGATGCGGATTTGTCAAAAacgagttctatttggccgtattgaggcgtttgagtgagaacatccgtcgaaaacggcagGAATTGTGGATGAATAATcctggattttacacgatgataatgcaccatcgcaccAAGACACAATTGTGAcggaatttaaaaccaaaaacgcaataaataccaTCAATATACACTAAATCTGGCTCCAagtgatttttttcttgttcctttGTTCCTTGTTCCCCAAAGTGAAATTGTGGAATCCGTTTCCAGTCattcgaagagataaaacaaaaagtgcTAATAAAAAGtctttcgaggactggaaaaatgtTTGTCATAAGTGTGGGAATCACATTGAaggcgaaaaataaatattgttgaataattaaatattttccgttttatttacaaattccgGGTATTTCAGAATGTATGAATATACTTTATAGactttttttagcaaaaatagCGTATCCTGTTCAAAGTATAACAAGATATATGAgtgattaataatttttaaactgcCTTACGAAGAATAAATGGTTTAGATAATAGCTGTCAAGCTATACTATTATTAGACAGTGCAGATCACGCAACTGCTCACCGACTGTTCGACATGCGAGCGCAAACGAGCGGGTTTTTTCGGTCTACACAAACCTCGCATTATTCATTACGCAAACAACAGCTTCTAGTAGCCGAAGCTGAACACAGCCGCTAATAAAGCTGCAGTTTAGAAAAACCCGTCATGACTGCGCGAAAACTAAACTATAGGCAGATTTGGTGTTAAAAAACATGCacatttgtaatatttgtttatgccacatacatatgtatgtacatacctgtaTGCAATGCagatatttttctattttcatataGTGTCTAAATGATTTCCGTGGTAAAATTTCCACTTCCGCAGCATGAGTTGCTACGCTCGCGCAAATCACTATCAAACTGTCAGCTGTCATTATTGCCGGTTGCAATGCTTGCCTCCTTCTGCGTTGTGGCAAGCAACCTAGAAAATCTTACaaccgtaatttttttcgaCTATGTATAAGCAATTTTTCCGTTGGCGCGCGACATTCCGCCAATACACCGTTGATGGCTTGCAAATGTCAAGGCGATTTCGCAATTAGCAACAAAATACAGCTCTTTAAAAATAGGAAGAAAAAAATTGCGCACAAAAACGACAACATTATTGAAATGTCAACTGAAACAGGCGTATGCctgtaagcaaaacaaaaatgagcAACAACAGGTGTATATCGGTAATAGACCATGGTAATAGCCTGCAAATAGAGGCGTTAAACGTGACTTGgaattcgaaaaaaatcataacataACAGAGATAGAAAAGCAGAAATGGCAACTCGAACATAAAGAAAACCGGTCGAAAACGCTTGCTAAACAACAGCTGCAACCGttttgacaacaaaaacaagaagaaaattGCATAATATCTGGCCgactgcagcagcaacaacaaaaaacggcaAAGTTAGCGGAAAACCTGCCGGTTTGATTATGCGAGCGTTAGCGATAAGTCATTTACTTGCtgacatttgtatgtatgtatgtatgtatatcgtcacctaaaatgcaaaacaacgtattatcaaaaaaatcgaaattgagttttttattgtttacgattcactacatcatatatgtacatacttatgtacatatgtatgtctttttcttttttttagcttcagctgtcagatataaccaatgcgtaaccaatttataaccgatgtataaccaataaataaccatTTTAGATCAAAACTcaattacatatgcatatgtagcacaaaattttcagcttcagctgtcagatataaccaatgtgtaaccaatttataactgatgtataaccaataaataaccatgtcagatataaccaatgtgcaaccaatatataaccactttataatcAGAACtcaatttcatatatgtacatacaaatatagacAAAATGTTCAGCTTCagttgtcagatataaccaatatataaccgatgtataaccaatttataaccacttcataaccaaaactcaatttcatatatgtatgtatatagcacaaaattttaagcttcaagtgtcagatataaccaatgtgtaaccaatttataaccgatgtataaccaataaataaccattttatatcAAAACTCAATTACATACAtgtaacacaaaattttaagcttcaactgtcagatataaccaatgtgtaaccaatttataaccgatgtataaccaataaataaccattttatatcaaaactcaatttcatacatatagcacaaaattttaagcttcagcTGTcaattataaccaatatataaccgatGTATAACCGatttataaccactttataaccaaactCAAAACTTGTTTCAAAATGAATAGTgtctataaaataatttttccttccCCTGTAGACTTATAAAAAGTGATgtccaatatataaccactttataaccaaaactcaaaattattattaatatgagtggtttctataaaatcgtttttccttcgcctgcaaaattatgaaaactgatgttacgttgttttgcattttaggtgaccaTATATAGTTGTagttatagtatataaatataaattattttatatatacatacttatgtacatctGCATTTACATTTAACCGCTGCTTTATTGCTGTTCGCCAGTTAACGCCAGCAGCGTTCAAATTTAATCGTGTGCTTATACGATTTAAGCGCACTAAATGTGAGTCTCATCAATTACAtgaattgtatttgttttggtttattttttttttttgtttttattttgtttatttatttttgtttgtttatttttaatgaatttaaatattaatagagATATGTGATACTTTGCCAGCGCTTGCCATGAAATATTGCTCACTATTAAtgagttaatttaaatttaaagcagTTTGTGCCAAAGGCTGAGTAACAGGTTTCTCCTCCTTTCTGTCTAAAATTATGTCTTGGAGGCATAGTCTCTCAATGGTCTCTCATATACAACACTAAATAACAAAGATTTGTGGCTTTGCATTGCGTAATTGAAATGCGTGAATAAGCAACGAGATCAATCAGGTATTTAGTAAATTCGCTTGGCGGTGAATCGGTTACAACATTACAACTGAAGAAACAACtgaatacaaaaataaacaataatatgatattaacacacacatatgtatgtacatatgtatgtatttaaagcaAAGctgatatgtaaatatttattatttaaggacagattctttttaaaattagtacaaatattttttttttaaatatacatgtgtaatcttatatttttatacgcttacaacatgttgctgcaaagtataatagttttggtGATCTAACGGTTGTAGCACCTAAatctaagcgagatagataaagggtatatgtatgtaagcatatatttatgaatgatcaggatgatgagaaaagtagaaatccgggtgactgtctgtctgtccctcTATCcatccgtacaagctgtaacttgagtaaaaattgtgatatcttgatgaaacttggtgtaTGCGGTCTTTGCCAAAAAGTAAGGTCGAGTGCGTaggtgggcgtaatcggaccactgccacgcgcacaaatcgccattaatcgaaaacctataaaatgcctagactaagcactaaattacgATATAAAACTGCAATTTGGTACAAGGATGGCAGTAGCAAGGGGCGGCTAtggggaaaaaaatattatgagaactcctaccaacagtgtgaaaatagacgAAACCGGATGATAATCccgctcacttcccatataacggtattgttaaaaactactaaaagggcaataaatcaataactaattacgccagagacattaaattttacctccaagatggtatgagaaagctttattagagtcggtgtgaaaattggacgatgggcgtggcaccgaaCACTTTTGGTGAagtcacatatctcgggacccgacttaCTAATTTCGACTAAACTTAGGGCGTAGTAGCATTTTTCTCTTATTCATatatcacagtgtgaaaatgggcgaaatcggactacaaccacacctacttcccatataacccaattttaaattccatttgattttttcactaaaactttgcactaataattcctttctGTCCTTAAAGTCTGCCATCTTTATTGCCCATatctaaacaaaaatattctagcccctaggtaccgaatatgtggacttcAGTAtctatatatgaaaatattggtcaatgtatgagatatacaatagaaattcagacagaaaccTTTCCTGGCAATAGtttttctgtgtatcaaaaatgggttgaatcgaatCAATACCTATTCTGATAAAGATTTTGGAACTGCCAAGTGACTTTATGCtgaatatatcggccaatatttgagttatctcaatgaaaatgtttgagagcattttactcataacagtgtatctttgtgcctaaaatacatacaattggacgaaaacttgacctacccccatataactattaccaggactttctgactttgctccatatgattggtgattgtaggTGAGGTACCTTAATTAAACCTAGGGAACACTTTTCTGGTATGTACCAtgataaaagtaaacaaaatcgGGACTTTGTGTGATGGAGGGGCCTAGAAAAGAGACCACTTGCAATAAAGCTCAAGAGCATTCAACGGGCGGCACGCATCAGCATATTTGGTGCACTACAACCCCCTCCACTCGCCAGAATGTGTATGACCTCGAAAGTTTTGCTAGCAGACTCAGAGAAACTGAGTTTCTAAATGAAAACATGTCTGCACATTTGAATAtactcacacactttgactttataccggatcTTTTAGATACCGGATCAGTTGATAAACTAAACTCTGCCGGCATTTTCTTTGCCCAAATACCGCCGAGATTTGTGGATTGGTGGTAGCCGTTGGGACAGTGAGTTTCTTTACGTATGGGTAAAAGCTTGGAGGGAAAGGATGGTGAAGTGGTATATTGTCGGTAAGTCTCCAATAACTTCAGTTCCAGACATCCTGACTATTGAAGTCTTTTTCAAGTCGAGGTTGCTGCCATTAAGGTAGAAAAAGATTTATTGCTCTGGAGGACAGGCTTCTTCTGAGAAGTTACTATCCACTCTGATAGCAGGGCGGCGATACTAGTCTTGAGCTCACTAACCGTGCGTTCAAGGTTGTTTAAAGAATGCCATACCTCGTTATCAGTGGTAGTGAGTCACTTTGTGATAATTCTATTAGAGGTACCAGGCCACTATGAAATCGCAGGCAACTGTAGTGCTGAAGAGCTGACAAGAAATGGTAACTTAATCCAGCTATCAGTTGAATGGGAACGGCTTGGTGCTCCTCTCTCCTCGAGTGTTCCACTACTAGAAAGCTGGACTTCGCGGGGACTTGGCTAGCGCTGGCTATGATCGTTACATGCGCTGTTCCATCATTCTTTTGGCTCAAAATCGATCGTAAGAGATCCAGTAAAGGATAAAgtctcagtaaggctagccacTCCCTAGTTTCGTGGATTCTAAGAGGCCATTGCGCTATCGGCGACCATGCTGTAAGATAGAGAATCTTATCGGACGTCAGCTTCAGAAGGTGTAAGGAAGAACACGAGGTGGAAACATCTTAGCATTAACTTTTTGATTCTACCGCGTTTGCAAGATCCAGGCTTAAGCACTTGAGAGCACACTCTTTCAGATATCGCACCGAATTGGTAGAATATTCAATTTCTATCACCAAATTACCAAACTTTTATTAGCCACAAGGCGCTTTGCTAACACAAAAGTTCGAATACAGGAGCACTATTGTTATGACATTTTTTGATCTTCGCCAATTTTGAGTTTGACCCAATATTCTTGAGGTATTATGCATtccgttaaaaaattaaaaaataaatgaaaaacttaCCCTCCCCTTAAGGCGCACAGAAAGTGCACTTACCGCAAAGCAGTTTTGGGGCAGTGTGGCATTCCACATACAGTCATtatacaatttcaaattttccaaCAATTTGTAAAACCAGAAATATCCCccatgtaatatgtatgtatagcggCATCCAAGGAAATGTTTGTGCaagtgaaaacaagaaaaaaatcttaaacttAAAGACCGAATAACTGCAATATTTGTAAAGACCAAAAGTGGTTAAACAgccagacatacatacatatttatgtgtacaCGTAATACCGGATACTTGAAGACTTGTTTTCGTTTACAAGCGATGCGATCAGTGTGGAGTGGAAAGAGTAAATGGCAGAAATTGCATGGATCACTTGCAGCCGTCCGTGATATCATTAACTCCCATTTGGATACAGCCACGCGAGGCAgtgaaaagttttaaatgaaagacgaatatttatcaacattttcgACAAGTCGTTTTTGTTTGCGGCCGCGAAGACTTGGACTGAAGTGTCCACTATTGTAGCGCCGCATTTCAGTGCAAGTCGTCGGGCTTAACGGTAATGGGCGGGTTCAAGTAGACAAGCGTAAACGAAAGAATCAAAGTCTCCTCTTTAAAGCGCTAGTAATAAGTATACACATAACTCGGCATTGGAGGCGAGAAGGACATATTCAGTTAAAAAAATAGTACTTATGCAATAACGGTTCaaagcaatattttgaaaataagttcAAGTGCTGACAGTGTCTTATACGAAACCGTTAAGTTAAGATGGCACAACAAAGCGTTAATTGGAAAATTCAATACAGTCTGAGCATCTTCAGTGCAATTTGTCTGGCGCAAGCGGCTGCCGCTTACACACGCGAAATTATCAATAATGCGCCGCAGTTGCAAGAACGACGTAAGATAATTtgattgtaaacaatttttgaaattttgaactttGTTGTGAGTTAACATCATGACTTTTGCTACAAAACTGTTGTGACAAGTTtagttgcaaaaaataaaattatgtgctGAGAAATTGATACCCAAGATCTCTAAAACCGGacacaaatgtcaaaagtcGTCGTTAGGAAATAGTCTGAACtttgaaattaattgaatttcgGTGTGCGAGTTAGTAGAGTTAAGGGTTATATTCAGTGAAATAGTGAATAAGAAAGATCGGAGAAAATTCCTACAGAGCCTGAGGCAGGGGCCCCGGTGCTCTACAAcaattttttgcagattttaTTACTCTAGCAACAAATTCACTACAATCATCCACTGGCCACAGTTTTCTCTCTACGTTCCTGGTTATATCCACttctgaattgaaaaaaaaaaaaattattttttgcatataattatatcaaatatatttgagaaaattCCCCGAAGTACATCCagcaaatagtttcggagatatgtgCGTAAAATCTTTTGACTTAGTGTAATCGGCACCCACTTTTTTTTTCGGAGCGGTGTCTTTGGATTCGGTAAGGTAAATTCTTTCGCAAACAGATCGatcgacttaaaattttcaCCGATGTACTTATCACAAAGATTTGGTGAAAGGAATACGATTTTGAGTAAACATTTCGATTTTCCAAGGCACTTTGAAGtgtaaatatttcagaaaaacgATATTTGGTTGGAAAGCCGCCATTTTGAACGAATAGCTTTTCAATCATAAACTATATTAATCTTCAGTAATAATAACTGCTTTTGGTCTTGGGAGGTTTGAGATTATTTTAAGCTGAAAAATCTTTCTCATCGGTGGACACCTATTTTCGAAGCTCCTCCTGGAGATCGGTTACGGTATCTGGGTTAGGATGTAAAAACTGCTAGTTAGGTGAAATTATCGATCGTAGAAACCGGATATCACTTGGAAAGCTTCTAACGCCGGCCATTGGTGGTGCTCAGAGCATCTGCAAAAATTCTGATAAAGACGCTCAAAAATCGACAAAGCGTTTGAGCCGAACAAAAATTTGTTAGGTCAGCCAATGTTAGTTTCGGCTATGTCTGCTGGTTTGCCGCAGGTATGGCTGCCGAAATGTTTCAGCCGCAGTTTTGGAAAGGCTGGACATAGGGGAAGAGCAtgaagatgaactttgctaagcAACAGCAGTTCTATAGATCTTTTGCGTTCTACTCTAGCCCAGAAGGACCTCAAAGTCGCGCAGAAGCTGGTCGTCGACCACCCGAGATCCATCGGTCCAGTGCTAGAGCGCAAGATGGCAACGGAGATCCGACTCGCTCCCACTCCGATGTGAACGCTTTAAGGGTACCCCGTCTTGTTCATCAACTTCTCAGTTTTCCGCATTTCCGCTATGACCAGGCACCAAAAGGAGATTGATGATGAAGTGGCTTGATGTTATTTCTAGTGAGTACAGACACTTCTTGACTAAAGTCGAGCGCACAGTTAGTGAGTTAAATGCTACTGCCTGAAACACACTACAGTAGTACGGTAGCCTAAAACTAAGCTTAAGGGGAAGCTCTTTACAGAAAACTTTCCCTCTTAGCTTCGACTCATTTGTGAAAAGACTCATTGCGTCTCTTATCCAGTGACTTCTTACAGTCCATATAAAAACAGATGCCAGGTGTAGCCTCCATAACGAAGCGGTCCAAGTTTTCAGGGATGCGATTGAGAGAAAAGTGAATTTTAGCGCAGCACTGTTTAGACTCCTTTATATGTATGCCCAGTTTCCCTGCGCCTTagagtgatttttttttggctgTCAAGTGAATTTAACCCCTTAACTCCGAAAGAGTAATTTGAGTGCATTAATCAGCTTTTCTGTAGTTGGAAAttccttaatttatttttaatgtagcgTTATTGGAAGTCAACGAGCTTATGTCAGGCGCTCTACCGATTTGAAGTTTTGGTCGGTTATAAAACATTGTGTTCGTTTCCTATCGCGTTTACTAATTTTACCAAATTATTGCAATGTACTATAAGTGTGAACTGTGGGTGGTGTAATCCAACATTTCacagcattaaaaattaatatctttttCTCTCCCCAAAAACAGCAAGTTGGTTACAGACCTGCAAACGTGCAAATCCCAACGAAGAGAAATGTTTTCGACGCCTATTTGAGGGTTGTTTCCCCGCTTTTGCGGCCGGCATTCCGGCGATCGGTATAAAAAGTTTTGAACCGCTGCATATTGATCAGGTTTCGGTATCAAAGGGTAGCGGGAACTTAGTACTTTCAGGTGGCTTTCAAAATCTAATCATTCGCGGACCCTCAAATGCAACCGTGCGGCGAGCCAAGTGAGTCTTCcattatatctatatatgacTACACCTAACTTTATTGCTGTTTTGTTAATCGCCTAGTCTGGACCTTgagaagaaattattaaattttgaactgGACATACCGTTACTGCGCATACGCGCGAAATACAACTTGAAGGGTAATATATTACTTTTACCGCTGGTTGGTAACGGCGATGTGCGTATGGCTTTGAAAGATGTAAAAACCGCTGTGTACACCAAAATACATTTAAGCAATGAACCGGAGGTaactacttaattttttattaaatataattagaaaaaataaataaattttacctaACCTTCAGGAAGTCATTCGCATTGATGAGATGAAGGTTACGTTCCATGTGGGCGCGATGCGTATTCACCTGAGTGACCTGTTCAATGGCAATGAGATATTAGCCGCTTCCATCAACAATTTCCTCAACCAAAATGCAAAAGAGGTCATTGCCGAACTGCGCCCTGATTTGGAGTTGGGTTTAGCGGATATTTTCCATGGTTTATGGAATAATGTGTTCTCGAAGATGCCACTAAAGTTATGGTTGCTGTGattatgtttttaattgcttttgttatttttgttatttttgttgtttattgtatttatttgtaaattagaGAGATGTTTGCtttctgtatatatgcatattcgttttataatgaataaaaatattatataagatGATGGAGTTCTATATAGAGGTATCTAGGATTTTCACTTGTTGTGTAAGCACATGATAGCGAAGTTAGCTCTTAGACTGAGATAATCCTCCATTTTAGTCACCAGTAACAAGCGGCATTCTATGACACTTAAAAAGTTTCCGTTTCTTCCCATTACCACGGATGTTCGAAATCCTACAGCGTTGAATCTAAATTCGGTTCTCAATATTGCCTTTCCTACCAGAGCAGAGTGGAAGAGCGGCGAGCGCCTGGTTCCAAACTTGATAACCAAGTGGAAGGATGTATCCTTTCTGCGAAACTAGGTACTGAAATCGCCATCCGTTTACCAGACCACTAGATAAcagcaattaaagaaataaatcttGTTCTAACAAGAGTGTGCTCACAACAaggaatatatttgtatatacagataGGCAGGTGGCTTTGAGATCACTAAAGTGTCCTATTGTTTCGCCAAAGTTAGTGAAAGAATGCCTTGACTTCTTAGTGGATCTAACATTCTATTTCATGATAAATCTGCAATGGGTTCCAGGACATAGTGTTATTCTTGATATTTTTGAAGCAGTTGAACGAGCTAAAATAGGCAACACACCACAATTTAACTCCGGAAAAGAGTAAAACGCACTTTTTTATGTCTcatacacatttatacataGATTTAGCTGAGTCTCGGTGAGATCAATCCCTGTCTTGTTCAACAAGTAGGTAAACGTGgcatgaaataaatattgaccGCATATGCCgactattaaaatataaaaggaaCATTATAAGGTCTAGTAGGAGTACTAACATGTCacgccgtagctgagagtgtacacgaagaccgtggagaatcgatcgccgccgttcgcagcaactcggactggcgtatggaacgacttggcgcattacACGTCGAGattataaattgaaagcgtacgaaatacaacttgtgcaagaaaTGAAGACGCTCGACCTCCCAAGCGGcaacgcttcgctctatgggctcttgcaCAGTACCcagaaaatccgacgttttcgcgacaaaattttgtttagtaaTGAGACCGAtctctggctcaatgggtatgtaaacgaGCAAAATTCTCAGATTtgtgacgaagagcaacctgaagagattcaggacttaccatttcatccagataaaacaacagtttgttgtggtttgtgagccggtgcaatcttcggtccatatttcttcaaaaatgatactgGTGAGAACGTAACGATCAATGCCGACCGatatcgcgccataataactgactatttgatgcctaaaattaaAGCCCGTGATCTTCGcagcatttggtttcaacaagacgacgccacttcccacacatcgtatcaataaatgaatttattgagagaacactttggtgagcagataatttcacgttttgggccggtcgattggccacaagatcgtatgatatcacatcgttagaatatttcctgtgtggatatgtaaagcctaaagtctatgcggacaatcccgcttcgattccggccttagagtcatcgaaaattggactcaacgcaAGGACTATCcgagacgtagccgcagccaaaatttcaaagagataatcttcaaaaaataattccaaagaatgttctttcgaatgagaATAAACACTCCTAATTAAATTCAAAGTTTTCTTTAGAAAAGTAGGGTACATCGAAATGGATGACCTTTTGGTATTTGTATAAACTATTTAGTTtacgaattttttaattagtagcACGTAAGTAACAATAAATTAGTGTTATGTGTATTCCATTCCTACGAC
The sequence above is drawn from the Bactrocera tryoni isolate S06 chromosome 1, CSIRO_BtryS06_freeze2, whole genome shotgun sequence genome and encodes:
- the LOC120782725 gene encoding protein takeout translates to MAQQSVNWKIQYSLSIFSAICLAQAAAAYTREIINNAPQLQERPSWLQTCKRANPNEEKCFRRLFEGCFPAFAAGIPAIGIKSFEPLHIDQVSVSKGSGNLVLSGGFQNLIIRGPSNATVRRANLDLEKKLLNFELDIPLLRIRAKYNLKGNILLLPLVGNGDVRMALKDVKTAVYTKIHLSNEPEEVIRIDEMKVTFHVGAMRIHLSDLFNGNEILAASINNFLNQNAKEVIAELRPDLELGLADIFHGLWNNVFSKMPLKLWLL